The following proteins are co-located in the Leptolyngbya sp. CCY15150 genome:
- a CDS encoding BCCT family transporter, which translates to MTSPDSGQNGHHEEHPFVMPDHAPTRHILRRPGDRNFTYKGFDFHPEVFLVSGGLVILFVLFTLLFQDPATSAFGAIQSFISGTLGWFMILSVSFFLLFTVYISLTKLGSVRLGGPNARPEFPTFAWISMLMSAGMGTGLMFWSVAEPIYHFQDPPVIVGAIEPNTADAARQAMGITFFHWGLHAWGIYALVGLSLAFFAFNWGLPLTIRSVFYPLLGEKIYGWQGNAIDVLAVASTLFGLATSLGFGVQQANAGLNFLFGLQISTPVQVGLIAIITGFATASVVSGLGNGVRRLSELNMILAAVLLVFVLLVGPTVFILNTFVQTTGYYLAALPTMSFWTETFNDAGWQNGWTVFYWGWWVSWAPFVGIFIARISRGRTVREFILGVLLLPTALTFLWMSAFGGTALNMELTEGTAGIISAAVGENVATALFVMLEQLPLTGITSFVGIILVVVFFVTSSDSGSLVVDSIASGGKLESPVPQRVFWAVLEGVVASALLLGGGLSALQTAAISAGLPFALVLLVMCYSIYKGLSYEHDVVNEKRKLIEAEAADRAIAR; encoded by the coding sequence ATGACTTCACCAGATTCAGGGCAAAATGGCCACCATGAGGAGCATCCCTTTGTGATGCCCGATCATGCGCCCACTCGCCATATCCTTCGCCGCCCTGGCGATCGCAATTTCACCTATAAAGGATTTGATTTTCACCCAGAGGTCTTTTTGGTCTCTGGGGGCTTAGTTATCCTGTTTGTATTGTTTACGCTGCTCTTCCAAGATCCTGCTACATCAGCCTTTGGGGCAATCCAGTCCTTCATTTCGGGCACGCTGGGCTGGTTCATGATCCTGTCTGTTAGTTTCTTTTTGCTTTTTACGGTCTACATTTCTCTCACCAAATTGGGCAGTGTGCGTTTGGGCGGGCCCAACGCCAGGCCGGAGTTTCCCACCTTCGCCTGGATTTCCATGCTCATGAGCGCTGGCATGGGCACCGGCCTAATGTTCTGGAGCGTCGCGGAGCCGATTTACCACTTCCAAGACCCGCCCGTGATTGTGGGGGCGATCGAGCCCAATACCGCCGATGCTGCCCGGCAGGCGATGGGTATCACCTTCTTCCACTGGGGCCTTCACGCCTGGGGCATCTACGCTTTAGTGGGTTTGTCCCTGGCCTTTTTCGCCTTCAACTGGGGGCTACCCCTGACCATCCGTTCGGTGTTTTACCCGCTGCTGGGAGAAAAGATTTACGGCTGGCAGGGCAACGCGATTGACGTTCTGGCGGTGGCCTCCACCCTGTTTGGACTGGCGACTTCTCTGGGCTTCGGCGTCCAGCAGGCGAATGCGGGCTTGAACTTTTTGTTTGGTCTGCAAATTAGCACTCCAGTGCAGGTGGGGCTGATTGCAATCATTACCGGCTTTGCCACTGCCTCGGTAGTGTCGGGGCTGGGGAACGGGGTACGCCGCCTGAGCGAACTCAACATGATTTTGGCTGCGGTGTTGCTGGTGTTTGTGCTGCTGGTGGGACCAACTGTCTTTATTCTCAACACCTTCGTTCAAACGACCGGCTACTATCTGGCCGCCCTGCCCACCATGAGCTTCTGGACTGAGACGTTTAACGATGCCGGCTGGCAGAACGGCTGGACCGTATTCTACTGGGGCTGGTGGGTATCTTGGGCACCGTTCGTGGGCATTTTTATCGCCCGCATCTCTCGGGGCCGGACTGTGCGGGAATTCATCCTCGGGGTGCTGCTACTGCCGACCGCTCTAACCTTCCTGTGGATGTCGGCATTTGGTGGTACGGCCTTGAATATGGAGTTGACCGAAGGCACTGCCGGCATCATCAGCGCCGCTGTGGGCGAAAATGTGGCTACGGCCCTATTCGTGATGCTGGAGCAGCTCCCCTTAACCGGCATTACCTCCTTCGTCGGCATCATCCTAGTGGTGGTCTTCTTTGTCACCTCCTCCGACTCCGGTTCCCTGGTAGTGGACAGCATTGCCTCTGGCGGCAAGCTTGAGTCACCGGTGCCTCAGCGGGTTTTCTGGGCCGTGCTTGAAGGGGTGGTGGCTTCGGCGCTGCTGCTGGGCGGTGGTCTGTCGGCTTTACAAACGGCTGCAATCAGCGCGGGGTTGCCCTTTGCGTTGGTGCTGTTGGTCATGTGTTACAGCATCTACAAAGGGTTGAGCTACGAGCACGACGTGGTCAACGAGAAGCGCAAGCTGATAGAGGCTGAGGCTGCTGAT